In Paenacidovorax monticola, the genomic window GGCCACGGCCGCATCCTTGTACTGCTCGGGGTTCTCGGACAGCAGCTTGTGCGTGACGAGGCTGCCGTCGGGCCGGCGCCCCACCACATCGGTGAAGGTGCCGCCGCGGTCGATCCAGAACTGCCAGCGCGAAGGGGATGTGGGTGCCATGGAAGAAGGATTTGCTATGTTAAAGATAGCTTCCGGCGCTCATGGATAAAGCGCCAGAGCCTGAAATCATTCAAGCGAGATCAAAGCGACGCCGCGGCGCGCGCCGCCTGGTCGTACATGCCCGAGAGCACGCGCAGCAGGCGCGCCAGCTCGCCGATGTCGCGGTTGAGCGCGTCGTCGGCCTGCAGCGCGTCGATGAGGCAGTTCTCGCGGATCTCGCGGTAGCGCTGCACGTGGGCGCGCCCCGACTCGGTGGCCGCGTAGGTCACCTCCTTGCCGTTCTTGCGCGAGGCCACCACGCCCAGGCCCTGCAGCTTCTTGAGCGAGTAGTTCACGAGGTGCGTGTCCTCCACGTTCATGATGAAACAGATGTCAGCCAAGCGCTTGTCCCGCGCACGGTGCGTGACGTGGTGCAGCACCACCACGTCGAGCGGCGTGAGGTCGCGCAGCCCCGCCGCCGCCATGCAATGCACGATCCAGCGGTGGAACGCGTTGCCGGCCACGATGAGGCCGAACTCGAACTCGCTCATCTCCGCGCTCCGGGTGGACACCAGATGCGCGGACGAGACGATGGGCTCCGCCTCGGGGCGGGCGCGGGACGCAGGCTTCATGGTTGCAGGGCTCCACGGTCACGGGGCTGGCACGGGATATGCATGCCTCGATGTCGAATGATTGTAGAGATGACAAAGATAATTTGTCGACACTTTGTCGATATCCAGGGAATCACCTAGGCCGGGGCATCGATAGCTTCCGCTACAGTGATCCGCGTTATTTTTGCCAGCCATTCCGTCCATTTCCTTTCCTTGCGGAGCACCACAATGAAGCGTCGATTCCTCCCCGCCACCGCCCTGGGCCTGGCCCTGGCCTGCGCCCTGCCCCTGGCCACCGCGCAAGCCCAGACCAAGTGGGACCTGGCGGCGGCCTACCCGGCCACCAACTTCCACACCGAGACGCTGGTGCAGTTCGCCAAGGACGTGGACGCGGCCACCGCCGGCAAGCTCAAGATCACGGTGCACGCCAACGCATCGCTGTTCAAGGCGAACGAGATCAAGCGTGCCGTGCAGGGCGGGCAGGCCCCCATTGGCGAGGTGCTGCTGGCCAACTTCGAGAACGAGAACCCGATCTACGGCACGGACGGCATTCCCTTCCTGGCCACCTCGTACGCCGATTCCAGGCGCCTGTATGAGGCGCAGAAGCCCGTGCTCGACAAGCTGCTGG contains:
- a CDS encoding winged helix DNA-binding protein produces the protein MKPASRARPEAEPIVSSAHLVSTRSAEMSEFEFGLIVAGNAFHRWIVHCMAAAGLRDLTPLDVVVLHHVTHRARDKRLADICFIMNVEDTHLVNYSLKKLQGLGVVASRKNGKEVTYAATESGRAHVQRYREIRENCLIDALQADDALNRDIGELARLLRVLSGMYDQAARAAASL